Proteins from a single region of Streptomyces sp. TN58:
- a CDS encoding mannose-1-phosphate guanyltransferase → MKAVVMAGGEGTRLRPMTSSMPKPLLPVANRPIMEHVLRLLKRHGLNETVVTVQFLASLVKNYFGDGEELGMELTYANEEKPLGTAGSVKNAEEALKDDAFVVISGDALTDFDLTDLIRFHKEKGALVTVCLTRVPNPLEFGITIVDEEGKVERFLEKPTWGQVFSDTVNTGIYVMEPEVFDYVDPDVSVDWSSDVFPQLMKEGRPIYGYVAEGYWEDVGTHESYVKAQADVLEGKVEVEMDGFEISPGVWVAEGAEVSPDAVLRGPLYIGDYAKIEAGVEIREHTVVGSNVVVKSGAFLHRAVVHDNVYIGPHSNLRGCVIGKNTDIMRAARIEDGAVIGDECLVGEESIVQGNVRVYPFKTIEAGAFVNTSVIWESRGQAHLFGARGVSGILNVEITPELVVRLAGAYATTLKKGAIVTTARDHSRGARALKRAVISALQASAINVRDLENVPLPVARQQTARGSAGGIVLRTSPGVPDSVDIMFLDERGADLSLQQQRKLDRVYARQEYRRAFPGEIGDLQFPGSVFDAYTGSLLRRVDTTGVADAGLKVVVDATNGSAGLVMPSLLGRLGVDALTINPGLDESRPTESAESRRAGLVRLGEIVASARAAFGVRFDPVGERISLVDERGRIIEDDRALLVMLDLVAAEKRSGKVALPVTTTRVAEQVAAYHGTQVEWTTTSPDDLTRVGRAENTIFGGDGRGGFIVPEFASVFDGTAAFVQLLGLVARTQLTLSQIDARIPRAHVLKRDVPTPWAVKGLVMRRVVEAAGDRQVDTTDGVRVVEADGRWALVLPDPAEAVTHLWAEGPDDTSAQALLDEWAAVVDGAGH, encoded by the coding sequence ATGAAGGCCGTCGTGATGGCCGGTGGCGAGGGCACCCGCCTTCGTCCCATGACCTCAAGCATGCCCAAGCCGCTCCTGCCGGTGGCGAACCGCCCGATCATGGAGCACGTGCTCAGGCTGCTCAAGCGGCACGGGCTCAACGAGACCGTGGTCACCGTGCAATTCCTGGCGTCACTCGTCAAGAACTACTTCGGTGACGGCGAAGAACTCGGCATGGAGCTCACCTATGCCAATGAGGAAAAGCCACTCGGGACCGCCGGCAGCGTGAAGAACGCCGAGGAGGCCTTGAAGGATGACGCCTTCGTCGTCATTTCAGGCGATGCGCTGACCGACTTCGACCTCACCGACCTCATCCGCTTCCACAAGGAGAAGGGCGCACTCGTCACGGTGTGCCTCACCCGGGTCCCGAATCCGCTGGAATTCGGTATCACCATCGTGGACGAGGAAGGCAAGGTCGAGCGCTTCCTGGAGAAGCCGACCTGGGGACAGGTGTTCTCGGACACCGTCAACACCGGCATCTACGTCATGGAACCCGAGGTCTTCGACTACGTCGACCCGGACGTCTCGGTCGACTGGTCCAGCGACGTCTTCCCCCAGCTGATGAAGGAAGGCCGGCCCATCTACGGCTACGTGGCCGAGGGCTACTGGGAGGACGTGGGCACCCACGAGAGCTACGTCAAGGCACAGGCCGACGTACTCGAAGGCAAGGTCGAGGTCGAGATGGACGGCTTCGAGATCTCGCCGGGCGTATGGGTCGCCGAAGGAGCCGAGGTCAGCCCGGACGCCGTGCTGCGAGGCCCGCTCTACATCGGGGACTACGCCAAGATCGAGGCCGGTGTCGAGATCCGCGAGCACACCGTCGTCGGGTCCAACGTCGTCGTCAAGAGCGGCGCCTTCCTCCACCGGGCCGTCGTCCACGACAACGTGTACATCGGCCCCCACAGCAACCTCCGCGGCTGCGTCATCGGCAAGAACACCGACATCATGCGCGCGGCACGGATCGAGGACGGAGCCGTCATCGGCGACGAGTGCCTCGTCGGTGAGGAATCGATCGTCCAGGGGAACGTACGCGTCTACCCGTTCAAGACGATCGAGGCCGGCGCGTTCGTCAACACCTCCGTCATCTGGGAATCCCGCGGACAGGCCCACCTCTTCGGCGCGCGCGGAGTCTCCGGGATCCTCAACGTCGAGATCACCCCCGAACTCGTCGTCCGGCTGGCCGGCGCCTACGCCACCACCCTGAAGAAGGGCGCGATCGTCACCACGGCCCGCGACCACTCCCGCGGCGCCCGAGCCCTCAAACGGGCCGTGATCTCGGCACTCCAGGCCAGCGCGATCAACGTACGGGACCTGGAGAACGTACCGCTGCCCGTGGCTCGGCAGCAGACCGCGCGAGGCAGCGCCGGCGGGATCGTCCTGCGGACCTCGCCCGGAGTGCCCGACTCCGTCGACATCATGTTCCTCGACGAACGCGGTGCGGACCTCTCCCTCCAACAGCAGCGCAAGCTGGACCGCGTGTACGCGCGCCAGGAGTACCGGCGCGCGTTCCCCGGCGAGATCGGCGACCTCCAGTTCCCCGGCAGCGTCTTCGACGCGTACACCGGCTCGCTGCTGCGGCGGGTGGACACCACGGGTGTCGCCGACGCCGGGCTCAAAGTCGTCGTCGACGCCACCAACGGCAGCGCCGGCCTCGTCATGCCGAGCCTCCTGGGCCGGCTCGGCGTGGACGCCCTGACGATCAACCCCGGTCTCGACGAATCCAGGCCGACGGAGAGCGCCGAGTCCCGGCGGGCCGGCCTGGTGCGGCTGGGCGAGATCGTCGCCTCGGCGCGGGCGGCCTTCGGAGTTCGCTTCGACCCGGTGGGTGAGCGCATCTCCCTCGTCGACGAGCGCGGGCGGATCATCGAGGACGACCGGGCGCTGCTCGTCATGCTCGACCTGGTGGCCGCGGAGAAGCGCAGCGGCAAGGTGGCGCTCCCCGTCACCACGACACGCGTCGCCGAACAGGTGGCCGCCTACCACGGCACGCAGGTGGAGTGGACGACGACCTCGCCCGACGACCTGACCCGGGTCGGACGGGCCGAGAACACCATCTTCGGCGGCGACGGCCGGGGCGGCTTCATCGTTCCGGAGTTCGCCAGCGTCTTCGACGGCACGGCGGCGTTCGTGCAGCTGCTCGGATTGGTGGCGCGCACCCAGCTCACCCTGAGCCAGATCGACGCCCGGATCCCGCGGGCACACGTGCTCAAGCGGGACGTGCCGACGCCGTGGGCGGTGAAGGGGCTCGTCATGCGGCGGGTCGTGGAAGCGGCCGGAGACCGGCAGGTGGACACCACCGACGGGGTGCGCGTGGTCGAGGCCGACGGACGGTGGGCGCTGGTCCTGCCCGACCCGGCGGAGGCCGTCACGCACCTGTGGGCGGAAGGCCCCGACGACACCTCCGCGCAGGCCCTGCTCGACGAGTGGGCCGCCGTGGTGGACGGCGCCGGGCACTGA
- a CDS encoding CDP-alcohol phosphatidyltransferase family protein, giving the protein MEVQETRVQTDRIFTIPNILSMARLAGVPLFLWLILAEYDGWALAVLMLSGISDYLDGKLARRWNQISRLGRLLDPAADRLYILSTLFGLTYREILPLWLTGALLARELMLLVMVWILRRHGYPPPQVNFLGKAATFNLMYAFPLLLLSDGSGWLAWLASVFGWAFAGWGTTLYWWAGILYVVQVRRLVKADATAD; this is encoded by the coding sequence GTGGAGGTCCAGGAGACTCGGGTTCAGACTGACCGAATTTTCACCATCCCCAACATCCTGAGCATGGCTCGCCTCGCCGGCGTGCCCCTGTTCCTGTGGCTGATCCTCGCCGAGTACGACGGGTGGGCCCTGGCCGTCCTCATGCTCAGCGGGATCAGCGACTACCTCGACGGGAAGCTCGCCCGGCGCTGGAATCAGATCAGCAGGCTCGGCCGGCTCCTGGATCCGGCCGCGGACCGCCTCTACATCCTGTCGACGCTGTTCGGTCTGACCTATCGCGAGATCCTGCCGCTGTGGCTCACCGGAGCGCTCCTCGCACGCGAGCTGATGCTGCTGGTCATGGTGTGGATCCTGCGCCGCCACGGATATCCGCCGCCGCAGGTCAACTTCCTCGGCAAGGCCGCGACCTTCAACCTGATGTACGCCTTCCCGTTGCTCCTGCTCAGTGACGGAAGCGGCTGGTTGGCCTGGTTGGCGTCAGTTTTCGGATGGGCGTTCGCCGGATGGGGTACAACCCTCTATTGGTGGGCAGGAATCCTATACGTGGTTCAAGTCCGCCGACTGGTGAAGGCTGACGCCACGGCCGATTGA
- a CDS encoding PTS sugar transporter subunit IIA, with amino-acid sequence MTSVTSPLAGRAIGLAAVPDPVFSGAMVGPGTAIDPVREPSEAVSPVDGVVVSLHPHAYVVVDGEGHGVLTHLGIDTVQLNGEGFELLVNKGDTVTRGQAVIRWNPAAVEANGKSPICPVVALEATAESLSGVVESGDVKADEVLFSWQ; translated from the coding sequence ATGACCAGCGTGACGTCCCCACTCGCCGGGCGCGCCATCGGACTCGCGGCAGTACCGGACCCGGTGTTCTCCGGCGCGATGGTGGGACCGGGCACCGCCATCGATCCCGTGCGCGAGCCCTCGGAGGCGGTGTCCCCCGTCGACGGTGTGGTCGTGTCCCTCCACCCGCACGCCTACGTCGTCGTCGACGGCGAGGGCCACGGTGTGCTCACGCACCTCGGCATCGACACGGTCCAGCTCAACGGCGAGGGCTTCGAGCTGCTCGTGAACAAGGGCGACACCGTGACCCGCGGCCAGGCAGTCATCCGCTGGAACCCCGCTGCCGTCGAGGCCAACGGCAAGTCCCCGATCTGCCCCGTCGTGGCACTCGAAGCGACGGCCGAGTCCCTGTCCGGCGTCGTCGAGTCCGGCGACGTGAAGGCCGACGAGGTTCTCTTCAGCTGGCAGTGA